The following coding sequences lie in one Prionailurus viverrinus isolate Anna chromosome X, UM_Priviv_1.0, whole genome shotgun sequence genomic window:
- the LOC125157413 gene encoding testis-expressed protein 13D-like, translated as MAVDFGDHASGFRHTEVIRFINDEVLVNGGGPDFYAALRSRPWDEVEERLRTVLADPQVPRAMKRACAWSALALSVRVGARQREQQERQVSRLQNQVDERETTTWALASELQRLRGERESAVTQLRSTQAALRQTLVECDVLRGRLLQVERASRVVPLALERVPGPPAEPLGAIAWPRNADVVARELRSRLYFEARVPAPVAVLYVPGPPSPWAQAVQPALPVPVRYLLPFRAPFPVGFPVSPPLPPVVVMDAEAAVVPHQMPPLGIGPPGPRAAVGYQEGMVPRWDQRSCSQAEGPAILQSAVPLRDIRSLSQEGRQRPQGMVPVRDSWSQSQSQEEDPENTQEVVPLGDSWSHSQQEDPERAQGTVPIGESRSHNQEEGPERAQGVVPAGESRSQSQEEGPEWAKGMATLGDGWSQSQEDRAKRAWEMVPVGESWSHSQQEDQEVLRGVVPLGESWTQSQREGPENPQGMVTLWSSWSQSREEGPGWAQGMVPVGDSWSHSQEEDREMPQGVVLLRDSWSLSQEDVLERPQGMVSFGDIWSQSRKEGLERPWGVVLLKDNQGQSQEEGPENPQEMVPFGDSWSLSQEEGPAKAQGMVPFGGIWGLSQEEGSGRSQEMVTFGASRMSSREEDPERPQEMGASGRHNQEEDPKRPQVMVPLGASRDHSQEEGPKRPQGMAPLVASRSSSHEEDPERPQEMLSLGASGNYSQEEGPRRPQGTGDRRRHSQQESPKRYPPGFRRSHSLEESLQRPQATPQGDSWSCGVRESPMKQQPQGQKAKQPEGKKALGFLHQEKSASGCGPESWECPWCKAMNFSWRKACYKCKEGCVEVESGGPDPGPTH; from the coding sequence ATGGCGGTCGACTTTGGGGACCACGCCAGCGGGTTCCGCCACACCGAGGTGATCAGGTTCATCAACGACGAAGTCCTCGTGAACGGCGGTGGGCCGGATTTCTACGCGGCCTTGCGCTCGCGGCCCTGGGACGAGGTAGAGGAGCGGCTTCGCACGGTCCTGGCCGACCCGCAGGTGCCGCGCGCCATGAAGAGGGCCTGTGCGTGGAGCGCGCTCGCCTTGAGCGTGCGCGTGGGAGCCAGGCAGCGGGAGCAGCAGGAGCGCCAGGTCTCGCGGCTGCAGAACCAAGTAGACGAGCGCGAGACGACTACCTGGGCCCTGGCCTCCGAGCTGCAGCGGCTGCGCGGGGAGCGCGAGTCGGCGGTCACACAGCTGCGCTCCACACAGGCCGCCCTGCGGCAGACTCTGGTCGAGTGTGACGTGCTTCGTGGGCGGCTGCTCCAGGTGGAGAGGGCCTCCCGGGTCGTGCCGCTGGCCCTCGAGAGAGTGCCTGGGCCTCCGGCCGAGCCACTTGGGGCCATAGCATGGCCCCGGAATGCAGATGTGGTGGCCAGGGAGCTGCGCAGCAGGCTGTATTTTGAGGCCCGGGTGCCGGCCCCGGTGGCTGTCCTTTACGTGCCGGGACCCCCGAGTCCCTGGGCTCAGGCCGTACAGCCCGCTCTGCCAGTGCCCGTGCGGTACTTGCTTCCGTTCCGTGCCCCGTTCCCCGTGGGATTCCCCGTCTCGCCACCTCTGCCGCCAGTAGTAGTCATGGATGCAGAAGCTGCAGTAGTTCCACATCAGATGCCTCCTCTGGGGATCGGGCCACCTGGTCCACGTGCTGCAGTGGGCTACCAAGAGGGGATGGTCCCACGGTGGGACCAGAGGAGCTGCAGCCAGGCGGAAGGTCCTGCGATCCTCCAGAGTGCAGTCCCCCTGAGGGACATCAGAAGCCTTAGCCAAGAAGGTCGGCAGAGGCCTCAGGGGATGGTTCCTGTCAGAGATAGctggagccagagccagagccaggaaGAAGATCCAGAGAACACCCAAGAAGTGGTCCCCCTTGGGGATAGCTGGAGCCACAGCCAGCAAGAAGATCCAGAGAGAGCCCAGGGGACGGTTCCTATCGGGGAGAGCAGGAGCCACAACCAGGAGGAAGGTCCAGAGAGGGCCCAGGGGGTGGTTCCTGCTGGGGAGAGCCGGAGCCAGAGCCAGGAAGAAGGTCCAGAGTGGGCCAAAGGAATGGCCACCCTTGGGGATGGCTGGAGCCAGAGCCAGGAAGACCGTGCAAAGAGGGCCTGGGAGATGGTTCCCGTCGGGGAGAGCTGGAGCCATAGCCAGCAAGAAGATCAAGAGGTGCTCCGGGGGGTGGTCCCCCTTGGGGAGAGCTGGACCCAGAGTCAGCGAGAAGGTCCAGAGAACCCCCAAGGAATGGTCACCCTTTGGAGTAGCTGGAGCCAGAGCCGGGAAGAAGGTCCAGGGTGGGCCCAAGGAATGGTTCCTGTTGGGGATAGCTGGAGCCACAGCCAAGAAGAAGATCGAGAGATGCCCCAGGGGGTGGTACTTCTTAGGGATAGTTGGAGCCTCAGCCAGGAGGATGTTCTAGAGAGGCCTCAGGGGATGGTCTCCTTTGGGGATATCTGGAGCCAGAGCCGGAAAGAGGGTTTGGAGAGGCCTTGGGGGGTGGTACTCCTTAAAGATAACCAGGGCCAGAGCCAGGAAGAAGGTCCAGAGAATCCTCAGGAGATGGTTCCCTTTGGGGATAGTTGGAGTCTCAGCCAGGAAGAAGGGCCAGCAAAGGCCCAGGGGATGGTCCCCTTTGGGGGTATCTGGGGCCTCAGCCAGGAAGAAGGTTCGGGGCGATCCCAGGAGATGGTTACCTTTGGTGCCAGCAGGATGAGTAGCCGGGAAGAAGATCCAGAGAGGCCCCAGGAGATGGGGGCCAGTGGGAGACACAACCAGGAAGAAGATCCAAAGAGGCCTCAAGTGATGGTGCCCCTGGGGGCCAGCAGGGACCACAGCCAGGAAGAAGGTCCAAAAAGACCCCAAGGGATGGCCCCCCTTGTTGCCAGCAGAAGCAGTAGCCACGAAGAAGATccagagaggcctcaggagatgCTCTCCTTGGGGGCCAGCGGGAACTACAGCCAAGAAGAAGGTCCAAGAAGACCCCAGGGGACGGGGGACAGAAGACGCCATAGCCAGCAAGAAAGTCCAAAGAGGTACCCCCCGGGGTTTAGGAGGAGCCACAGCCTGGAAGAAAGTCTACAGAGGCCCCAGGCGACCCCCCAGGGGGACAGCTGGAGCTGTGGTGTGAGGGAAAGCCCAATGAAACAGCAGCCTCAGGGGCAGAAGGCCAAGCAACCAGAAGGGAAAAAAGCTCTGGGTTTCCTGCACCAGGAGAAGTCTGCCTCAGGCTGCGGCCCCGAGAGTTGGGAGTGCCCATGGTGTAAAGCCATGAATTTTTCATGGCGCAAGGCCTGCTATAAGTGCAAGGAAGGCTGTGTGGAAGTTGAGAGTGGAGGCCCGGACCCAGGACCAACTCACTGA